Within the Salinibacterium sp. TMP30 genome, the region CGTCTGGCGCGGTGCGTTTCTGGCTGCCGGATCACTCACCGATCCTGGGCGTTCCGCTGCTCTCGAGGTCATCTGCCCGGGCAACGAAGCAGCAATGGCGCTTGTCGGCGCAGCAGGCCGTCTGCGTGTAGCTGCAAAAGCGCGCGAGGTGCGCGGTGTGCACCGAGTTGTTGTCCGCGACGGTGAGGCCATCAGCGCAATGCTCACCATCATGGGGGCGCAAACCACGGTTGTTAGCTGGAACGAACTGCGTCAGCGTCGCGAAGTACGAGCGACAGCAAATCGATTGGTGAACTTCGATGACGCGAATCTGCGCCGATCCGCGCAGGCTGCGGTCGCTGCGTGTTCGCGAGTCGAACGTGCGCTTGAAATTTTGGGTGACGACGTGCCCAAGCATCTTCGGTACGCGGGCGAACTGCGGTTGAGCCACCGCGATTCAAGTCTCGACGAGCTTGGCCACCATGCCGACCCGCCGATGACCAAGGATGCTGTTGCCGGGCGCATTCGACGACTGCTTGCAATGGCAGATAAGCGAGCCAGCGACCTCGGAGTACCAGGAACTGAAGCAAACCTGCCCACCGAGT harbors:
- the whiA gene encoding DNA-binding protein WhiA; protein product: MALTAEVKDELARIQLGKTTERAAELATILRFSGGLHLISGRIAVESELETEILARRVRRDIAELYGVRSEVSRVASSGGRRSNNLLVRVLEGGETLARQTGLLDARRRPIRGLPNRVTTGGRGELAAVWRGAFLAAGSLTDPGRSAALEVICPGNEAAMALVGAAGRLRVAAKAREVRGVHRVVVRDGEAISAMLTIMGAQTTVVSWNELRQRREVRATANRLVNFDDANLRRSAQAAVAACSRVERALEILGDDVPKHLRYAGELRLSHRDSSLDELGHHADPPMTKDAVAGRIRRLLAMADKRASDLGVPGTEANLPTELEEA